A DNA window from Brassica napus cultivar Da-Ae chromosome C1, Da-Ae, whole genome shotgun sequence contains the following coding sequences:
- the LOC106427885 gene encoding glutathione S-transferase U8, whose amino-acid sequence MNQEEQVQVLGLWGSPFSKRVEMVLKLKGIPYEYIEEDVYVQKSPRLLKLNPIHKKVPVLVHQGKSIAESLVIVEYIEDTWTTSYPMLPHDPYERSMARFWAKYADDKVMSTLWKACWGPESEREKMVEEAYDGLKYLEEELGDKQFFGGETIGLVDIAADFIAYWFGIAQEASGVMIMTAERFPKLQRWSQNFVRNNIIKEVLPPKEKLMALFKAQFGNNASNEA is encoded by the exons ATGAACCAAGAAGAACAAGTACAGGTTTTGGGGTTATGGGGAAGTCCTTTCAGCAAAAGAGTAGAAATGGTCCTGAAACTTAAGGGCATACCGTATGAATACATCGAAGAAGATGTTTATGTTCAGAAGAGCCCTAGGCTTCTCAAATTAAACCCTATACACAAGAAAGTGCCTGTCCTCGTCCACCAAGGCAAATCGATAGCTGAGTCTCTGGTTATTGTCGAATACATTGAAGATACTTGGACGACAAGTTACCCTATGTTGCCTCACGATCCTTATGAACGCTCTATGGCCCGTTTTTGGGCTAAGTATGCGGATGATAAG GTAATGTCAACATTGTGGAAGGCTTGTTGGGGACCTGAAAGCGAAAGAGAGAAGATGGTAGAAGAAGCCTATGACGGTTTGAAATACCTCGAAGAAGAGCTTGGAGATAAACAATTTTTCGGAGGAGAGACAATTGGTCTTGTTGATATAGCAGCTGATTTCATAGCATATTGGTTTGGAATTGCGCAAGAAGCTTCAGGTGTGATGATCATGACCGCAGAGAGGTTTCCAAAACTTCAACGTTGGTCGCAGAATTTCGTTCGGAATAATATTATTAAGGAAGTCTTGCCGCCTAAGGAGAAGCTCATGGCTCTTTTCAAAGCCCAATTTGGAAATAACGCATCCAATGAAGCGTAA